TCTGCTCGGCGACATGAAGCGGTGCATTCTCACCATGGGTTTTCAGGACCTGGTTGGCACAAGCCCAGAGTTCCCAATCGCTCAACATCAGCCGAGACGTCCAACAAGGCCGAGTAAGAACGCGATCAAACCGTAGCCCACGACACTGCTGGCGAGGAGCAGTTCAATATTGAATTTGGAGCGAGGAGGGCGGGATTGTCCTGCTGGCCAGATCTGATCGCAGATGAGCTCGTTGAACCCGGCGCGGCGTCCGCAGACTTCCACTTCGCATCCGATCAACCGGCGTACTCTACGCCCGGCGTCGAGCTCCCACACCCCGCCGCCCGAATGCAGTTCAAGTCCGAAGGGGCCTTCGGCAAGACGGCCTGTCAGACGGAGTTCCGGGCCTAGCGGCATGCAGGCCCTTTCCAGTAGCGATCCCAACGCAGCACTGTGCGTGTCTGGATCATCGAGCAGGAGAGATCGGCTCCGTTCGGCAGTCGGCACCAGGCAGCCGTCCGGTTGCCGCCTGCCGAACCTTCCGACCGGCATGTCAATCTCGGTCCAAGAACCACGACGTGCCCTGTCGAGATGGTCCCTCGAGGGCCGCCAAGAAGATCGACGAGCGCGTCGCGCGCTTCGGTAGCCGACGCGTCGGGGCAGGGCTGGTTGGTCCGGCATGTTCCGTCCATTTCGCGCGCGGCGATCCCGGCGATGCGGACATGGGGGCCTTCGGCGCACCATATGGGCCCGTCGCCATCCCACACATGCGTGGGTGTGCAGGTAAAGGTCTGGCCGGCAGCGACGATCGAGGCAGCGAGGAGGGCAAGCATTGGCGAGCTACCTAGCGAAGCGCGCGGCCGAACCAAAGCACGCGGCCGACAATATTGATCGTCCGCTTCTCCAGTCCGCGCCAACTGGGATAGGCCGGATTGTCGCTGAGGACCGAGACCCGCTTGCCTTGCGGCTCGATTGCGACCCGCTTGACGCTGAGCATGTCGTCCATGCGCAGCACATAGATCCCGTCGCGCAGCCGCGACTGTCCATCGTTGAGATCGACCATGACTTCATCGCCGTCATGCAGCGTTGGCTCCATCGAATCCCCGTGCACGGCGATGATCGAAAGGCTCGTCGCCTTGCTTGCGGTCAGACGGCGCAGCCACTTCTCGTCGAACCCGAACTGGGCGCATTTGGATTCCATTTCGGCCAAAGCGCCGTGCCCCGCCGAGGCTTCGACATCAAGAACCGGGACATGGACCAGTTCGACGACCGGGCCGGATCGCCGTTCGGGCGCACCGAGGATCTTCTCGTCTACTCCGAAGAAGCGGGCGAGCACGGAGCGGTCCTGCTCGTCCAGTTGGCGGGGGCTGCCGCGGCGGATGTATTGCTGGATATAGGCCGCGTTGCGTCCGAGAAGGCGAGAAATCGAGGAGTAATTACAGCCTCGTTGCTGGATCAGATCGTCCAGGGCTTTGCGTGCATCTTCCATCGCTGCGGGTCCTATCGCATCCGTCTAGGAAATTCGATCCTAGACTCTAGGAAGTCTTCCTAATAAGAACATATCAAGAACACAAGCGGAAAGCGAGTCGAAGGCGATGGAGCTCCTGGACCAGATCGAGGGCTATTTGGCGCGAAGCGGTACGAAGGCCAGCATGTTTGGTAGGCAGGCCGTCGGGGACCCCCGTTTCGTGCAGGATATGCGCGAAGGGCGTCGACCCAGGCGCAAGACAACGCAACGTGTCCTTAATTTTCTCGCGTCTACAGAGGGAGTTGCGTCCACGCGCTCGGATCATCTTGACGTGTTGGCGGATTAGATTCGTATTGCCTTAATCACATCCGTACAGTAGGTGTGCCCATACAGAAACTGGTCAGTCCAGCTTTTGTGGGGGCTACGGGGCATGGACGGCGAATCAGGATTACGAAGAGGGGTCGAGAGCAGGCTGGAATTCATCGAATTCCGGTTGTTCTGGGAAGGCCACGTAAACCGAAGCGACATCGTCGAGACATTCGGGGTTTCGATCAATCAGGCGTCAGCCGATCTCAACAGATATCTGGGTCTGGCCGAGACCAACATGGTCTACGACAAAAGCGCACGGACCTATGTGCGAAGCTCTTCCTTCAAGCCAATCTTCCATAAGCCTGACGCCGAGCGGTACCTCACCCAGATCCGGTCGATAGCTGACGGGATCATTACTCCTGACGATGCCTGGATCGGCAGCGTTCCGGGGTTTGCTTGCGCGCCAACACCTGCCCGCGGTGTGTCTGCCCCCATTCTCCGAGCGGTCGTGACCGCGATCAAGCGCAAGGAAGCACTCGAGGTCCTTTATCAATCGATGTCCTCGCCGGATCCGTCCTGGCGCTGGATCGCGCCGCATGCCTTGGTCTTTGACGGGTTCAGATGGCACGCCCGGGCCCACTGCGTCCGTAGCGGGGAGTTCAAGGACTTCGTCCTGTCCCGCATCGGAGAAACGCGCGCGAGCAAGGCTAGCGAGGAGACAGCTTCGCGCGATCATGATTGGCTCGATGACATTGACCTCGTCATCGCGCCCCACCCTGAACTGAGCGTCGGCCAACGAAAGGCAATCGAACTCGATTATGCGATGGAAGGGGGTAGGGCGACCATCCCGGTCAAGCGCGCGCTCCTATATTATGCGCTCAAGCGGCTTGGGCTCGACACCGACCCGTCGGCTCGGCGGCCTCAGGATCAGCAGATCGTTTTGTTGAATGCCGACGCGATCAACTCTGCACTGCGAGCTGAAACCTCCGCTCAGACACACGGAGCGCAGGATGCTTGAGCACCTTCAGCAATTGGTTGCCGATGCGGCGCAGCTCAACAGCAAGTTGGTCCTCGTCGTTGCGAATTCTGGAGGAGGCAAAACCGCTCTGCTCGCCGAATTCGCTAAGACCCATGATCTGCAGATCATAAATGTCGGTAGCGAACTCTCGAACCTGCTTCTTCCAATCCCGTCTTCGCAAAGAAGCTTCGAGGTGTTGGGCGTATTGAGGGGCATGCTGTCGCATCACCGCGATCGCGGGGTAGTCGTACTCGACAATATCGAAGTCATGTTTGATGCAGAATTGAAGATAAATCCCTTCGATACGATCAAACGCTTGGCCCACGCTATGACAGTCGTCGTGGCGTGGCCGGGAGATTTCAAGGATGGCCGCCTGCTTTACGCAAAAGTGGGTCATCCCGAGCACTGCGATGTCGCCGTAGATGGCGCAATCGTACTTGAGTTGAACTGAGCTTTGAGAGGAATTTTGGAGATGTCCATGCAGTATGGCGATCTCATTCAGTTTGAACCGATTGAATCGGTCATTCAGCTTCTGGACGCGAACCGTCCGGACGAAGCGAAGAAGCTCGTCTCGACCTACGTGATTTCCGACGATATGGCCGAGCGCATCGCAACGCAGATCGTCCCGCAGCTGTCGTTCGACGAAGCCGTCGATCACAAGGGACTTCTGGTCGTCGGCAACTACGGTACGGGTAAATCGCACCTCATGTCCGTGTTGTCGCTCGTCGCCGAGGATGCCGCCTACGTTCCCTTGATCCGTCATCCCAAAGTGGCTGAAGCCGCGGCAACGATCGCCGGCAAGTTCAAGGTCCACAGGATCGAAATCTCTAGCCAGATGTCCTTGCGCGACATCATCACGCAGCAGCTGGAACTTTTCCTCGAGAAAAACGGCGTCAGCTTTTCCTTCCCGCCTGCGGACCAGGTGATCAACAACAAGGCGGCCTTTGAAGAGATGATGGCCGCGTTCGCGGAAGTTCATCCGAACCAGGGCGTGCTGCTCGTTGTCGACGAATTCCTTGAGTATCTGCGGTCTCGCAAGGATCACGATCTGGTTCTCGATCTCTCGTTCCTTCGCGAGATTGGTGAAGTCGCAAAGCATCTGCGTTTTCGCTTCGTGGCCGGTGTTCAGGAAGCCATCTTCGACAGCAGTCGTTTCCAGCATGTTGCGGACAGCCTGCGCCGCGTGAAGGATCGCTTCACCCAAGTGCTTCTCGCACGCCAGGACGTGAGCTTCGTAGTCGCCGAACGTCTCCTCAAGAAGACCGCCGATCAGCAGGACAAGATCCGAACGTACCTCACCCCGTTTGCAAAATTCTATGGCTCAATGAACGAGCGCATGGACGAGTATGTCAGGCTCTTT
This DNA window, taken from Sphingopyxis sp. PAMC25046, encodes the following:
- a CDS encoding DUF5818 domain-containing protein, whose amino-acid sequence is MPLGPELRLTGRLAEGPFGLELHSGGGVWELDAGRRVRRLIGCEVEVCGRRAGFNELICDQIWPAGQSRPPRSKFNIELLLASSVVGYGLIAFLLGLVGRLG
- a CDS encoding S24 family peptidase; translation: MEDARKALDDLIQQRGCNYSSISRLLGRNAAYIQQYIRRGSPRQLDEQDRSVLARFFGVDEKILGAPERRSGPVVELVHVPVLDVEASAGHGALAEMESKCAQFGFDEKWLRRLTASKATSLSIIAVHGDSMEPTLHDGDEVMVDLNDGQSRLRDGIYVLRMDDMLSVKRVAIEPQGKRVSVLSDNPAYPSWRGLEKRTINIVGRVLWFGRALR
- a CDS encoding WYL domain-containing protein, with translation MDGESGLRRGVESRLEFIEFRLFWEGHVNRSDIVETFGVSINQASADLNRYLGLAETNMVYDKSARTYVRSSSFKPIFHKPDAERYLTQIRSIADGIITPDDAWIGSVPGFACAPTPARGVSAPILRAVVTAIKRKEALEVLYQSMSSPDPSWRWIAPHALVFDGFRWHARAHCVRSGEFKDFVLSRIGETRASKASEETASRDHDWLDDIDLVIAPHPELSVGQRKAIELDYAMEGGRATIPVKRALLYYALKRLGLDTDPSARRPQDQQIVLLNADAINSALRAETSAQTHGAQDA
- the brxF gene encoding BREX-3 system P-loop-containing protein BrxF — protein: MLEHLQQLVADAAQLNSKLVLVVANSGGGKTALLAEFAKTHDLQIINVGSELSNLLLPIPSSQRSFEVLGVLRGMLSHHRDRGVVVLDNIEVMFDAELKINPFDTIKRLAHAMTVVVAWPGDFKDGRLLYAKVGHPEHCDVAVDGAIVLELN